GGAAGGCGCGGAACAGGTTCACCGTGGTCATGATCAGGTCGTCGAAGTCCATCGCGTGCGCCTCACGCAGCCGCCGCTGGTACAGCCGGTAGACCTCGGCCAGCGTCTTCTCCGGCGGGGTCTGCGGGACGAAGGACTCCTCGTCGACCAGCTCGTTCTTCAGGTTCGACACCTGTGCGGCCAGGCTGCGGCCGGGGAAGCGCTTGGCGTCGAGCTCGAGGTCGCGGGCGACCATGGTCATCAGCCGGACCGAGTCGCCCTGGTCGTAGATGGTGAACGAGCTCTTCATGCCGAGCTTGGCGGCCTCGGCGCGCAGGATGCGCACGCACATGGAGTGGAACGTCGACACCCACATCGCCCGGGCCCGCGGGCCCACGAGCTGGGCCACCCGCTCCTTCATCTCCCCGGCGGCCTTGTTGGTGAAGGTGATCGCCATGATCTCGCCGGGGTTGGCCCCCCGGGCCCCGAGCAGGTAGGCGATCCGGTGCGTCAGCACCCGGGTCTTGCCCGAGCCCGCACCGGCCACGATGAGCAGCGGGGTGCCCTCGTGGACGGTCGCCTCGCGCTGCGGGACGTTCAGCCCGGCGAGCATCCGCTCGAGTTCGCGGCCCACCTGACCGGAGGGACGACGGGTCAGGGACGCGGTTCCCGGCAGGGAGGTCTGGGGGCTGCTCATGTCCTCCCCACTCTAGGACGGGGCACCGACGCCGACCGGGGTCCGTGGAGCGGCGCGGAGGGGTGTGGCCCGGCGCCGGGTGCTGTGCCAGACTCCCCCCGTGCTCAGCCGACGAGAGTTTGCCTACGGCCACCGGGATCCGGTCGCCGTCTCGCCGAGCTAGCCGCTCACCGACACAGCCCCGGGCCCCACGAGCCCGGGGCTCTCCTGTGTCCGGGTCGTGGGGCCTCCCCACCTGGAGGAACCCTCGTGACCACCCCGACCAGCACCGGCCCCGAGCCCACCGCCCCCGCCGAGCGGATCGCGCAGCTGCGGGCGGAGATCGACGCCTGCGACGCCGAGATCATCCGGCAGGTCCAGCGCCGGCTGGAGGTGTCCCGGGAGATCGGGCAGCTCCGGCGGGCCGCCGGGGGCACCCGGTTGTCCCTGGCCCGCGAGCAGGCCGTGCTGGCCGCCTTCTCCGACGCGCTGGGCCCGGCCGACGGCACGACGCTCGGGATGATGCTGCTGCGGCGCGGGCGCGGCGCCCTCTGAACGCGGACTAACCTGGCCCCTCGTGACCCAGCCCCCGAAGCAGCCCGCCGCGCACGTCGACCGGGTGCTCTGCGTCCTGGCCCACCCCGACGACGTCGACTTCGGCAGCGCCGGCACGGTCGCGACCTGGACGGCGGCCGGCACCGAGGTCGTCTACTGCATCGTCACCGACGGCGACGCCGGCGGTTTCGACGACACCCCCCGCGAGGAGATGCCGCTGCTGCGCCAGGCCGAGCAGCGGGCCGCGGCCGCCGCCGTGGGCGTCACCGACGTCCGCTTCCTGGGCTACCCGGACGGCCGGCTCGAGCTGACCCTGGACCTGCGCCGCGACATCAGCCGGGTCATCCGCCAGGTGCGCCCCCAGCGCGTGCTGACGTCGTCCCCGGAGCGCATGTACGACCGGATCGGCGCCAGCCACCCCGACCACATGACCACCGGGGAGTCGACCCTGCGCGCGGTCTACCCCGACGCGCGGAACCCCTTCGCCCACCCCGAGCTGCTGGCCGAGGAGGGCCTGGACGCCTGGACGGTGGAGGAGGTGTGGCTGGGCGCCAGCCCGCGCGCCGACCACGCCGTGGACGTGACCGATGTCGTGGAGCAGAAGTTCGCCGCACTCGAGTCGCACGTCACCCAGGTCGCGCACCAGCCAGAGGGCCAGCTGCGCGAGTTCGTGGGCGGCTGGATGCGCCAGACGGCACGCACCCACGGCCTCCCCGAAGGCCGCCTCGCCGAGGCCTTCCACGTGGTGTTCACCGCCTAGCAGAAGGACCTCCCTCCCCCCACTGCTCGCACGCTCGCAGCGGGCCCCTGAGGGAGGCCGGACTACAGCAGGCGATGGGTGACAGCCCACCTGGTCAGCTCGTTGCGGTTGGACAGCTGCAGCTTGCGCAGCACGTTCGAGGCGTGCGACTCCACCGTCTTGACCGAGATGAACAACCGCTGGCCGATCTCCCGGTAGGTGTAGCCGCGGGCCAGCAGCTGCATGACCTCCCGCTCCCGGGCCGACAGCAGGTCCAGCCCGGGGTCGACGTCGGGCTCCGGTGCGGGAGCGGCAGCGCCGGAGGCGAACGCGTCGAGCACGAAGCCGGCCAGCCGCGGGGAGAACACCACGTCCCCCTCGGCCACCCGGGCGACGGCGTCCCGCAGGTCGGGCCCGGAGATGGTCTTGGTGACGTAGCCGCGGGCGCCGGCCCGGATGACGGCGATGACGTCCTCGGCGGCGTCGGACACCGACAGCGCCAGCCAGCGGACGTCGGGCAGCTCGCCGCGCAGGGTCTCCAGCACGGTCCGGCCCCCGCCGCCGGGCAGGTGCACGTCGAGCAGGACGACGTCCGGGCGGGTCTCGCGGACCCCGGCCACCGCCCCGGCGACGTCGGCGGCCTCGCCGACCACCTCGACGGCGTCCCCCAGCTCGGCCCGCACGCCCGACCGGACCATGGCGTGGTCGTCGACGAGGAAGACCCGGGTCACGAGGCCTCCCGGGGCAGCGTCAACTCCACCTCGGTGCCCTCCCCCGGCCGGGAGTGCACGACCGCCGTGCCGCCGATGCGCTGGAGCCGGCCGACCACGGAGTCCCGCAGCCCGCGCCGGTCCGCCGGCACCGACCCGGGGTCGAAGCCGGCACCCCGGTCGCGGACGAAGACGGTCACCGCCCCGGGGGTGACCTCGCTGTAGAGCGCGACGGTGGTGGCACCGGAGTGCTTGGCGGCGTTCACGACGGCCTCCCGGGTGGCCTGGGCGAGAGCGGTCACGGCCTCGTCGGCGGGGGCGTCCCCGACCACGACGGGGTCGACGGCGACGGCGTGGTCGGCCTCGACCTCGGCGACCAGCCGGTCGACCAGCCCGGCCCAGGTGCCACCGGCCGCGGTCTGCGGGGCGTAGAGCCAGGCGCGCAGCTCGCGTTCCTGCCCGCGGGCCAGCCGGGTGACCTGGGCGGGGTCGGCGGCGTGCCGCTGCACCAGGGCGAGGGTCTGCAGCACCGAGTCGTGCAGGTGCGCAGCGACCGAGGCCCGCTCCTCGGAGCGGATCCGGGCCGCCCGCTCGGCCTCGCGGGAGTCCAGCAGCCGACGCCACAGCGGGGCGGTGGCCAGCACGATGCCGACCAGGACGACGAGGGTCGCAGCGAACCCGTTGCGGGCGTTGGCCAGCTGCCCGGTGGTGGCCAGCAGCAGGACCACCCCGCCGCCGGCGAGCAGCACCCCGGTCACCAGGCCCCAGCGGGAGGTGCCGCGGCTGGTGGTCCGGTCGGCGTCGAACTGGTACCAGATGACGGCCAGGCCGCCCCCGGCCAGCAGCAGCGGGACGACGACGTCCCCGCGGCCCCAGTCGGCGAACCGGGTCGACAGCAGGAGCACGGCCAGCCCGACCAGGCCGAGCCCGACGCCCTGCCTGCGGGTGAGCCGGGGCGGGGGCGGGGGGCGTTCGGCACCGGCGGGGGCGACCCGGACGAAGAGCCACAGCAGCGCGTAGGCGACCACCCCGACCCCGCCCAGGGACAGCACCACGAAGCCGATCCGGACGACGACGGGGTCCAGCCGCAGGTGGTCCGCGGTGCCGACGGCCACCCCGCCGATCCAGCGGCCGCGCCGCGGGCGGAGCAGCGGTGGCCGGTCGGTGGCGACGTCACCGGCGTGCGGCGGCGTCGTCGTCCCCGGGGTCGTCACGTGATCATCGTGGCACCGGTGCCCCCGACCGCGGTACCGGTGGACACCCGGACCCCGCGCCGCGCCGGGAACCAGGGTCGGGTCAGGGGGTTCCCCGATACCGGGCGGGCCCCGGCGGCGGCAGTGTCGTCGGCATGACCAGTGCAGCCCCTCCTCCCCTGCTCCCCCCGGCCGCCGAGACCCCTTCCGGCCCGCCGCCCCCGCCGCGGGGTGACGGCCTGCGGCCCCCGCTGCGCCGCAGCCGGACCGACAAGGTGCTCGGCGGGGTCAGCGGTGGGCTGGCGGACTACACCGGCATCGACACCCTGCTCTGGCGGGTCGGGTTCGTCGCGCTGACCTTCGCCGGGGGCACCGGGATCCTGGTGTACCTGCTGCTGTGGCTGCTCATGCCCCGCCGCCGGGACGGCGCACCCGCACCGGTTGCCGCCGAACCGGTCGGCCCGCGGTCACCGGTCCCCGGGATCACCGTCGCGGTGCTGCTCATCGTGGTCGGGCTGATGGCCCTGCTGGCCCGGACGACGTCCTGGGACCCCGGCGCCGTCGCCTTCCTGGGCGCGGCGCTGCTGGTGGTCGGCGTCGGGCTCGGGGTCGGCGCCTTCGCCCCGGGCCGCGCGGCCCGTGGCCCGCTGATCGCCCTGGGCGTGCTGCTGTCCTTCGCGCTGCTGGTCGCCTCGGCGACCGGGGGCAGCTGGCGATCGGACGCCGGCGGCCGGGGCGGCGTCGGGGACCGGACGTCGATCCCGCGGACCGCGGACGCCGTCCAGACCCGCTACGAGTCGGGGGTCGGCGACGTCACCCTGGACCTGACCCGGATCGACCTCGCCGACCTCGACCGGCCGATCACGACCACGATCAACGCCGGCGTCGGTGACGTCGAGGTGCTGGTGCCCGCGTCGGCCGACGTCCGGGTCAGCGTGTCGAACGGGCTGGGCGAGGCCGACGTGTTCGGCCAGAGCTCGGGCGGCACCTTCGCGGGCACCGGGTCCGACCCGTGGACCGGGGACGACAGCCCGGAGATCGTGCTGACCATCGAGTCCGGCATCGGCGACGTCGAGGTGTCCCGTGGCTGAGCCGTTCGACCCCAGCCGCCGCACCGACACCCCTCAGGAGAACCCCGTGCACCCCACCGAGCAGTTCGCGACCGCCGTCCCGCCCACCCGCGACACCGCCGTCCTCGGCGACACCTGGGCCGCTCCCGCGGCGCCGGTGCCCCCGCAGGAGAAGCGCCCCGACGTGGTCGCCCTGGTGGCGGGCGTGGTCTTCGCCCTCGTCGCGGTCATCGGGATGACCGGCGTCGACCTGCCGGGCTGGGTCTTCGGCGGTGGCGCGATCGCCGTCCTCCTCGTCCTGGCCGGCATCGCCCTCCTCGTCAGCGAGCTCCGCAAGAGAAGGTGACCGGATGGAACGGCCCCCTCGCAGGGCCCCGCGGCGTGCGGAGCGCGTCGTGGGGGGCGAGGGGGTCCTTCATTCCCACTCGATCGTGCCCGGGGGCTTGCTGGTCACGTCCAGAACCACCCGGTTGACCTCGGCCACCTCGTTGGTGATCCGGGTCGAGATCCTCGCCAGCACGTCGTAGGGCAGCCGGGTCCAGTCAGCGGTCATCGCGTCCTCGCTGGAGACCGGGCGCAGCACGACCGGGTGGCCGTAGGTACGGCCGTCGCCCTGGACGCCGACGGAGCGGACGTCGGCCAGCAGCACGACCGGGCACTGCCAGATCTCCCGGTCCAGCCCGGCGGCGGTGAGCTCGGCGCGGGCGATCGCGTCGGCCTTGCGCAGGGTGTCCAGCCGGTCGGCGGTCACCTCGCCGACGATCCGGATGCCGAGGCCCGGGCCGGGGAACGGCTGGCGCCAGACCATCGACTCGGGCAGCCCGAGCTGCACCCCGACCTCGCGCACCTCGTCCTTGAACAGGGTGCGCAGCGGCTCGACCAGGGAAAAGGTCAGGTCCTCGGGCAGGCCACCGACGTTGTGGTGGCTCTTGATGTTCGCCGTCCCGGTGCCGCCGCCGGACTCGACGACGTCGGGGTACAGCGTCCCCTGGACGAGGAACTCCACGGTCTCCCCGTGGGCCGAGGCGTCGGCTACGACGTCGGTCGCGGCCGCCTCGAACACCCGGATGAACTCCCGGCCGATGATCTTGCGCTTCTGCTCGGGGTCGCTGACCCCGGCCAGGGCACCGAGGAACTGCTCGCGGGCGTCGACGACGCGCAGGTCGACGCCGGTGATGGCGACGAAGTCCCGCTCGATCTGCTCGGTCTCGCCCTCGCGCATCAGCCCGTGGTCGACGTAGACGCAGGTGAGCCGGTCGCCGATGGCCCGCTGGACCAGCGCTGCGGCGACGGCGGAGTCCACCCCGCCCGACAGCGCGCACAGTGCCCGCTTGTCACCGATCTGGGCGGTGATCGCCGCGACCTGCTCCTCGACGACGTTGGCCATCGTCCAGGTCTTCTCCAGGCCCGCGATGTCGAACAGGAAGTGCTCGAGCACGGTCTGGCCGTGCGCGGTGTGCTTCACCTCGGGGTGGAACTGGACCCCGGCGAGCCGGCGGTCGACGTCCTCGAAGGCCGCGACCGGGGCGCCGGTGGAGGTGGCGGTGACGGTGAACCCGGGCGGGGCGGCGGAGACCGCGTCGCCGTGGCTCATCCACACCGACTGCTCCAGCGGGGTCTCCCCGAAGAGCCGGTTGCCGGTGGTCACGGTCAGCGGGGTGCCGCCGTACTCCCGGTCGCCGGTGTGGGCCACGGTGCCGCCGAGGCTCTGCGCCATGGCCTGGAAGCCGTAGCAGATGCCGAACGCCGGGACGCCGGCCTCGAACAGCGCCGGGTCGACCTGCGGCGCACCGGTCGCGTACACGCTGGACGGGCCGCCGGAGAGCACGATCGCGGCCGGCTTGCGGGCCAGGATCTCCTCCACCGGCACGTCGGAGCCCACGAGCTCGGAGTAGACCCCGGCCTCACGGATCCGGCGGGCGATCAGCTGGGCGTACTGGGCGCCGAAGTCGACGACCAGGACGGTCGGGAAGTCCATGCTCAACCCCCGATGACCAGGTCGACCCGCTGGAACTCCTTGAGGTCCCG
This sequence is a window from Geodermatophilaceae bacterium NBWT11. Protein-coding genes within it:
- a CDS encoding chorismate mutase, giving the protein MTTPTSTGPEPTAPAERIAQLRAEIDACDAEIIRQVQRRLEVSREIGQLRRAAGGTRLSLAREQAVLAAFSDALGPADGTTLGMMLLRRGRGAL
- a CDS encoding PspC domain-containing protein, with amino-acid sequence MTSAAPPPLLPPAAETPSGPPPPPRGDGLRPPLRRSRTDKVLGGVSGGLADYTGIDTLLWRVGFVALTFAGGTGILVYLLLWLLMPRRRDGAPAPVAAEPVGPRSPVPGITVAVLLIVVGLMALLARTTSWDPGAVAFLGAALLVVGVGLGVGAFAPGRAARGPLIALGVLLSFALLVASATGGSWRSDAGGRGGVGDRTSIPRTADAVQTRYESGVGDVTLDLTRIDLADLDRPITTTINAGVGDVEVLVPASADVRVSVSNGLGEADVFGQSSGGTFAGTGSDPWTGDDSPEIVLTIESGIGDVEVSRG
- a CDS encoding PIG-L family deacetylase, encoding MTQPPKQPAAHVDRVLCVLAHPDDVDFGSAGTVATWTAAGTEVVYCIVTDGDAGGFDDTPREEMPLLRQAEQRAAAAAVGVTDVRFLGYPDGRLELTLDLRRDISRVIRQVRPQRVLTSSPERMYDRIGASHPDHMTTGESTLRAVYPDARNPFAHPELLAEEGLDAWTVEEVWLGASPRADHAVDVTDVVEQKFAALESHVTQVAHQPEGQLREFVGGWMRQTARTHGLPEGRLAEAFHVVFTA
- the guaA gene encoding glutamine-hydrolyzing GMP synthase produces the protein MDFPTVLVVDFGAQYAQLIARRIREAGVYSELVGSDVPVEEILARKPAAIVLSGGPSSVYATGAPQVDPALFEAGVPAFGICYGFQAMAQSLGGTVAHTGDREYGGTPLTVTTGNRLFGETPLEQSVWMSHGDAVSAAPPGFTVTATSTGAPVAAFEDVDRRLAGVQFHPEVKHTAHGQTVLEHFLFDIAGLEKTWTMANVVEEQVAAITAQIGDKRALCALSGGVDSAVAAALVQRAIGDRLTCVYVDHGLMREGETEQIERDFVAITGVDLRVVDAREQFLGALAGVSDPEQKRKIIGREFIRVFEAAATDVVADASAHGETVEFLVQGTLYPDVVESGGGTGTANIKSHHNVGGLPEDLTFSLVEPLRTLFKDEVREVGVQLGLPESMVWRQPFPGPGLGIRIVGEVTADRLDTLRKADAIARAELTAAGLDREIWQCPVVLLADVRSVGVQGDGRTYGHPVVLRPVSSEDAMTADWTRLPYDVLARISTRITNEVAEVNRVVLDVTSKPPGTIEWE
- a CDS encoding response regulator transcription factor; translated protein: MTRVFLVDDHAMVRSGVRAELGDAVEVVGEAADVAGAVAGVRETRPDVVLLDVHLPGGGGRTVLETLRGELPDVRWLALSVSDAAEDVIAVIRAGARGYVTKTISGPDLRDAVARVAEGDVVFSPRLAGFVLDAFASGAAAPAPEPDVDPGLDLLSAREREVMQLLARGYTYREIGQRLFISVKTVESHASNVLRKLQLSNRNELTRWAVTHRLL
- a CDS encoding PspC domain-containing protein, which gives rise to MTTPGTTTPPHAGDVATDRPPLLRPRRGRWIGGVAVGTADHLRLDPVVVRIGFVVLSLGGVGVVAYALLWLFVRVAPAGAERPPPPPRLTRRQGVGLGLVGLAVLLLSTRFADWGRGDVVVPLLLAGGGLAVIWYQFDADRTTSRGTSRWGLVTGVLLAGGGVVLLLATTGQLANARNGFAATLVVLVGIVLATAPLWRRLLDSREAERAARIRSEERASVAAHLHDSVLQTLALVQRHAADPAQVTRLARGQERELRAWLYAPQTAAGGTWAGLVDRLVAEVEADHAVAVDPVVVGDAPADEAVTALAQATREAVVNAAKHSGATTVALYSEVTPGAVTVFVRDRGAGFDPGSVPADRRGLRDSVVGRLQRIGGTAVVHSRPGEGTEVELTLPREAS